From one Pseudomonas fluorescens genomic stretch:
- a CDS encoding amino acid synthesis family protein → MSFEIRKIVTYSEQTLIEGGKATDKPVTMVGLAVVLKNPWLGRGFVEDLKPEIRANCSDLGAQMVERLCAAIGGAEKIEAYGKAAVVGADGEIEHASAVIHTLRFGNHYREAVQAKSYLSFTNKRGGPGTSIQIPMMHKDDEGLRSHYITLEMQIEDAPRADEIVVVLGCADGGRLHPRIGNRYIDLEELAAEKAQ, encoded by the coding sequence ATGAGTTTCGAAATCCGCAAGATCGTCACCTACAGCGAACAAACCCTGATTGAAGGCGGCAAGGCCACGGACAAGCCAGTGACCATGGTCGGCCTGGCTGTGGTGCTCAAGAACCCATGGCTGGGTCGTGGTTTTGTCGAGGACTTGAAGCCCGAAATCCGCGCCAACTGCTCGGACCTGGGTGCGCAAATGGTCGAGCGCCTGTGCGCGGCCATCGGTGGTGCCGAGAAGATCGAGGCTTATGGCAAGGCTGCGGTGGTCGGTGCCGATGGCGAGATCGAACACGCCTCGGCGGTGATCCATACCTTGCGTTTTGGCAACCACTACCGCGAGGCGGTCCAGGCCAAGAGCTACCTGAGCTTCACCAACAAGCGCGGCGGCCCGGGGACCTCGATCCAGATCCCGATGATGCACAAGGACGACGAAGGCCTGCGCTCGCACTACATCACCCTGGAAATGCAGATCGAAGACGCCCCGCGTGCCGACGAGATCGTCGTGGTGCTCGGCTGCGCCGACGGTGGCCGCCTGCACCCGCGCATCGGCAACCGCTACATCGACCTGGAAGAGCTGGCCGCTGAAAAAGCGCAATAA
- a CDS encoding TetR/AcrR family transcriptional regulator encodes MRYSTNHKEQTRQKLLESSGALAKRGGFAATGVAGLMKAIGLTGGAFYNHFPSKDDLFTEVVRRELCNSPIAQRPMSRARLERCLDQYLSMAHLHNVEGGCALPTLGAEIARAEQPVRAEAEHWLCSLQQAWAQTLEDPALAWALISQCVGALVIARMLANEPTQQEVLKASRDFIAGAMHEAP; translated from the coding sequence GTGCGCTATTCGACCAACCACAAAGAACAAACCCGGCAAAAGTTGCTGGAAAGCAGCGGCGCCCTGGCCAAGCGCGGTGGCTTCGCGGCCACCGGCGTGGCCGGGCTGATGAAGGCCATCGGCCTGACCGGTGGTGCCTTCTACAACCACTTCCCGTCCAAGGACGACCTGTTCACCGAAGTGGTGCGCCGCGAGCTGTGCAACAGCCCGATTGCCCAGCGACCCATGAGCCGCGCGCGGCTGGAGCGCTGCCTGGACCAGTACCTGAGCATGGCCCATCTGCACAATGTCGAAGGCGGTTGCGCGCTCCCGACCCTGGGCGCAGAAATCGCCCGTGCTGAGCAACCGGTGCGGGCAGAAGCCGAACACTGGCTGTGCAGCCTGCAACAGGCCTGGGCGCAGACCCTGGAAGACCCGGCCCTGGCCTGGGCGCTGATCAGCCAGTGCGTGGGCGCGCTGGTGATTGCGCGCATGCTGGCCAACGAGCCGACCCAGCAAGAGGTGCTCAAGGCCTCCCGCGACTTCATTGCCGGGGCCATGCATGAAGCCCCTTGA
- a CDS encoding sugar phosphate isomerase/epimerase family protein has translation MRTLKGPSLHLAQFSAEQAPFNSLPEIARWAAGHGFKALQVPAWDRRLFDLELAAESQTYCDELRGMLAEHGLQVSELSTHLLGQLVAVHPAYDALCDNFAPPALHGKPKARTAWALEQLHLAIKASQRLGLTDMGTFSGSLAWPYLFPFPQRPAGLIETAFEELARRWRPILDACEEHGINLCYEIHPSEDLHDGSSFERFLDLVDQHPRCNLLFDPSHFVLQQLNYLDYLDIYHTRIRMFHVKDAEFNPTGRQGTYGGYCDWSERAGRFRSLGDGQVDFKAIFSKLAQYDFPGWATLEWECCLKDQEDGAREGAAFIGEHIIQVTTRTFDDFAGAPVDPQQIQTLLGLA, from the coding sequence ATGCGTACCCTCAAAGGCCCCAGCCTGCACCTGGCCCAGTTCAGCGCCGAGCAAGCACCGTTCAACAGCCTCCCAGAGATCGCCCGCTGGGCGGCCGGCCATGGTTTCAAGGCGTTGCAGGTGCCGGCCTGGGACCGGCGCCTGTTCGACCTGGAGCTGGCCGCCGAAAGCCAGACTTACTGCGATGAGCTGCGCGGCATGCTTGCCGAACACGGCCTGCAGGTCAGCGAGCTGAGCACCCACCTGCTCGGCCAACTGGTGGCGGTACACCCGGCCTACGACGCCCTGTGCGACAACTTCGCCCCGCCAGCGCTGCACGGCAAACCCAAGGCGCGCACGGCCTGGGCGCTGGAGCAGCTGCACCTGGCAATCAAGGCCTCGCAACGCCTGGGCCTGACCGACATGGGCACCTTCTCAGGCTCCCTGGCCTGGCCTTACCTGTTCCCCTTCCCGCAACGACCGGCGGGCTTGATCGAGACGGCCTTCGAGGAGCTGGCACGACGCTGGCGGCCCATCCTCGATGCCTGCGAGGAGCACGGCATCAACCTCTGCTACGAAATCCACCCCAGCGAAGACCTGCACGACGGCAGCAGCTTCGAACGCTTCCTCGACCTGGTCGATCAGCACCCGCGCTGCAACCTGCTGTTCGACCCCAGTCATTTCGTCCTGCAGCAACTGAACTACCTCGACTACCTGGACATTTACCACACGCGCATCCGCATGTTTCACGTCAAGGATGCCGAGTTCAATCCCACCGGCCGCCAGGGGACCTACGGCGGGTACTGCGACTGGAGCGAACGGGCTGGACGTTTCCGCTCGCTGGGCGACGGCCAGGTCGATTTCAAGGCGATCTTCTCCAAGCTCGCCCAATACGACTTCCCCGGCTGGGCCACGCTGGAATGGGAGTGCTGCCTCAAGGACCAGGAAGACGGCGCCCGCGAAGGTGCGGCGTTCATCGGTGAGCACATCATCCAGGTCACCACCCGCACCTTCGACGACTTCGCCGGCGCACCGGTCGACCCGCAACAGATCCAGACCCTGCTGGGCCTGGCTTGA
- a CDS encoding aldehyde dehydrogenase — protein MTLVSFQMCIDGQWLDAVSGKTFDSLDPSTAQAWAQLPDADQADVERAVQAAQTAFDNPVWRGLSATARGKLLRRLGDLISANKEHLAQLESRDNGKLIRETRGQVGYLPEFFHYTAGLADKLEGGTLPLDKPDLFAYTVHEPIGVVAAIIPWNSPLYLTAIKLAPALAAGNTIVIKPSEHASATILELARLALEAGFPPGVVNVVTGYGPSTGAALTRHPLVRKIAFTGGAATARHVVRSSAENFAKLSLELGGKSPNIIFADADLDSAINGAVAGIYAASGQSCVAGSRLLVQEEIFDEFVERLIERAKRIKIGNPQDESSEMGPMATAQQLAVVESLVAAAKAEGAKLRLGGQRAEVEGNGWYYQPTLFECDSHSLKIMQEEVFGPVAAVIRFKTEAQALAMANDSQFGLAAGIWTRDLGRAHRLARDVRSGIIWVNTYRAVSAMAPIGGFKNSGYGRESGIDSVLAYTELKTVWINLSTAPMPDPFVMR, from the coding sequence ATGACACTCGTATCCTTCCAGATGTGCATCGACGGCCAGTGGCTCGATGCCGTCAGCGGCAAGACCTTCGACAGCCTCGACCCGTCCACCGCGCAAGCCTGGGCGCAACTGCCCGATGCCGATCAAGCGGATGTCGAACGGGCGGTACAGGCCGCGCAAACAGCCTTTGACAACCCGGTCTGGCGCGGTCTCAGCGCCACTGCCCGGGGCAAGCTGCTGCGCCGCCTCGGCGACCTGATCAGCGCCAACAAAGAGCACCTGGCCCAACTGGAAAGCCGCGACAACGGCAAGCTGATCCGCGAGACCCGCGGCCAGGTCGGCTACCTGCCGGAGTTTTTCCACTACACCGCAGGCCTTGCCGACAAGCTCGAAGGCGGCACGCTGCCGCTGGACAAGCCCGACCTGTTTGCCTACACCGTGCACGAGCCAATCGGCGTGGTGGCGGCGATCATTCCCTGGAACAGCCCGCTGTACCTCACCGCGATCAAGCTGGCGCCAGCGCTGGCGGCCGGCAACACCATCGTCATCAAACCCTCCGAGCACGCCTCGGCGACCATCCTGGAGCTTGCGCGGCTGGCCCTTGAAGCCGGCTTCCCCCCAGGGGTGGTCAACGTCGTCACCGGTTATGGCCCAAGCACCGGCGCCGCGCTGACCCGCCACCCGCTGGTGCGCAAGATCGCCTTCACCGGCGGCGCCGCCACCGCCCGCCACGTAGTGCGCAGCAGCGCCGAGAATTTCGCCAAGCTGTCGCTGGAGCTGGGCGGCAAATCGCCGAACATCATCTTCGCCGACGCCGACCTGGACAGCGCCATCAATGGCGCGGTGGCCGGCATCTACGCCGCCTCCGGGCAGAGCTGCGTGGCAGGTTCGCGCCTGCTGGTGCAGGAGGAGATTTTCGATGAGTTCGTCGAGCGCCTGATCGAGCGGGCCAAACGCATCAAGATCGGCAACCCGCAGGATGAAAGCAGCGAAATGGGCCCGATGGCCACCGCCCAGCAACTGGCGGTGGTCGAAAGCCTGGTGGCCGCGGCCAAGGCCGAAGGCGCCAAACTGCGCCTGGGCGGCCAGCGCGCCGAGGTCGAAGGCAATGGCTGGTACTACCAGCCGACCCTGTTCGAATGCGACAGCCATTCGCTGAAGATCATGCAGGAAGAAGTCTTTGGCCCGGTGGCGGCAGTCATCCGCTTCAAGACCGAGGCCCAGGCGCTGGCCATGGCCAATGACTCGCAGTTTGGCCTGGCCGCCGGTATCTGGACCCGCGACCTGGGCCGTGCCCATCGCCTGGCCCGGGACGTGCGCTCGGGGATCATCTGGGTCAACACCTACCGCGCGGTGTCGGCCATGGCGCCGATCGGCGGCTTCAAGAACAGCGGCTACGGCCGTGAAAGCGGCATCGATTCGGTGCTGGCGTATACCGAGCTGAAAACGGTGTGGATCAACCTCTCCACCGCGCCCATGCCCGACCCCTTTGTCATGCGTTAG
- a CDS encoding 2-hydroxychromene-2-carboxylate isomerase has protein sequence MSKTVEFFFDLGSPASYLAWTQLPRLCAQHAAQLVYRPMLLGGVFQATGNASPVMVPAKARHVFVDFQRYAKRYGVTLALPPGFPINTLGLMRGTVAVQRYQPERFEAYLSAVFQAMWVRQRNLADLQVLAAVLQETGFDPEQYQAWSADPEVKAALKDTTEEAVRRGVFGAPTCFVGEQMFFGQDRLEFVVEALAEQDSQV, from the coding sequence ATGAGCAAAACTGTCGAATTCTTCTTTGACCTGGGTAGCCCGGCCAGCTACCTGGCCTGGACCCAACTGCCACGACTCTGCGCCCAACACGCTGCGCAGCTTGTGTACCGGCCGATGCTGCTGGGCGGGGTGTTCCAGGCCACCGGCAACGCTTCGCCGGTGATGGTGCCGGCCAAGGCCCGGCATGTGTTCGTCGACTTTCAGCGCTATGCCAAGCGCTATGGCGTGACCCTGGCGTTGCCGCCAGGCTTTCCGATCAATACCTTGGGCCTGATGCGCGGCACCGTTGCCGTGCAGCGTTATCAGCCGGAGCGTTTCGAGGCCTACCTGAGTGCAGTGTTCCAGGCTATGTGGGTGCGCCAGCGGAATCTGGCTGACCTGCAGGTGCTGGCGGCGGTGCTGCAAGAGACCGGTTTCGACCCTGAGCAATACCAGGCCTGGAGCGCCGATCCCGAGGTCAAGGCCGCGCTCAAGGACACCACCGAAGAGGCGGTGCGCCGCGGCGTGTTTGGCGCACCGACCTGCTTTGTCGGCGAGCAGATGTTCTTCGGTCAGGACCGCCTGGAGTTCGTCGTCGAGGCGCTGGCGGAGCAGGACAGTCAAGTGTAG
- a CDS encoding LysE family translocator → MPAMLSSLDLITAFVLFAFVSSITPGPNNTMLLASGVNFGVRRSIPHALGISVGFMVMVLAVGFGLGEVFKAYPPIYTVLRYVGAAYLLYLAYKIATSGPLSVSDSASRKPLGFWGAAAFQWVNPKAWVMAVGAITTYTPAQGYVTNVIVIAAVFALVNLPSVCVWVMFGSALRTVLQNPRWLMLFNLLMAVLLVISLYPLLFVESSFS, encoded by the coding sequence ATGCCTGCCATGCTCAGCTCACTGGACCTGATCACTGCCTTCGTGTTGTTCGCGTTCGTCTCCTCGATCACCCCGGGGCCCAACAACACCATGTTGCTGGCCTCCGGGGTGAACTTCGGCGTGCGCCGTTCGATCCCTCATGCGCTGGGCATCAGCGTGGGTTTCATGGTCATGGTCCTGGCGGTGGGCTTTGGCCTGGGCGAGGTGTTCAAGGCCTACCCACCGATCTACACCGTGCTGCGTTATGTCGGCGCTGCCTACCTGTTGTACCTGGCGTACAAGATCGCCACGTCCGGGCCGCTGTCGGTCAGCGATTCGGCCAGCCGCAAGCCCCTGGGCTTCTGGGGCGCGGCGGCATTCCAGTGGGTCAACCCAAAAGCCTGGGTGATGGCCGTGGGCGCGATTACCACCTACACCCCGGCCCAGGGCTACGTCACCAACGTCATCGTCATTGCCGCCGTGTTCGCCCTGGTCAACCTGCCCAGCGTGTGCGTCTGGGTGATGTTTGGCAGTGCCTTGCGCACGGTGCTGCAGAACCCGCGCTGGCTGATGCTGTTCAATCTGCTCATGGCCGTGCTGCTGGTGATATCCCTGTACCCCTTGCTGTTTGTAGAATCGAGCTTTTCCTGA
- a CDS encoding SDR family oxidoreductase: MTQGKKVVLVVGAGDATGGAIASRFAREGYVACMTRRSADKLQPLVDEIRAAGGEAHGFASDARKEEEVAALVEEIESSIGPIEAFVFNIGANVPCSILDETARKYFKIWEMACFAGFLTGQAVARRMVTRERGTILFTGATAGLRGAAGFAAFAGAKHGIRALAQSMARELGPRNIHVAHVVVDGAIDTAFIRDSFPERYALKDQDGILDPQHIADSYWFLHSQPRDAWTFELDLRPWMERW, translated from the coding sequence ATGACCCAAGGCAAGAAGGTGGTACTGGTGGTAGGGGCCGGCGATGCAACCGGCGGCGCGATTGCCAGCCGTTTTGCCCGCGAGGGTTATGTGGCCTGCATGACCCGGCGCAGCGCCGACAAGCTGCAGCCGCTGGTGGACGAGATTCGCGCCGCCGGTGGCGAGGCCCACGGCTTTGCCTCGGACGCGCGCAAGGAAGAGGAGGTGGCAGCGCTGGTCGAGGAGATCGAAAGCAGCATTGGCCCGATCGAAGCCTTTGTCTTCAATATCGGTGCCAACGTGCCATGCAGCATTCTCGACGAGACCGCGCGCAAGTACTTCAAGATCTGGGAAATGGCGTGTTTCGCCGGCTTCCTGACCGGCCAGGCGGTCGCCCGGCGTATGGTCACCCGCGAGCGCGGGACTATCCTGTTCACCGGTGCCACCGCCGGCTTGCGCGGCGCTGCCGGGTTTGCCGCCTTTGCCGGCGCCAAGCATGGTATTCGCGCCCTGGCCCAGAGCATGGCCCGCGAGCTGGGACCGCGCAATATTCATGTCGCCCATGTGGTAGTGGACGGGGCGATCGATACCGCGTTCATCCGCGACAGCTTCCCCGAGCGTTATGCGCTCAAGGACCAGGACGGCATTCTCGACCCGCAGCACATCGCCGACAGCTACTGGTTCCTGCACAGCCAGCCGCGCGATGCCTGGACCTTCGAGCTCGACCTGCGGCCGTGGATGGAGCGCTGGTAA
- a CDS encoding DUF4157 domain-containing protein, translating into MKPLESLLLSLALAAPLGALAACPVGQYEICLGSCICSPIDPGQAGTVLDDLGRMASSSLALALQQARDSAAAGTVLPIPLHIRAQLEPFYDFQVLDAARYKVGDQQALDSANALLQNPDVNAVTLIDIIVFRNDADAQDNVALWAHELQHVQQYQQWGVEEFARRYSRDFDAVEAPAYAIQAKVSKALRERASGQAR; encoded by the coding sequence ATGAAGCCCCTTGAGTCGCTGCTGCTGAGCCTTGCCCTGGCTGCCCCGCTTGGCGCCCTCGCTGCCTGCCCGGTCGGCCAGTACGAAATCTGCCTGGGCAGTTGCATCTGCTCCCCTATCGACCCCGGCCAGGCCGGCACCGTGCTCGACGATCTCGGGCGCATGGCCAGCAGCTCCCTGGCCCTCGCCTTGCAGCAGGCGCGCGACAGCGCGGCGGCCGGCACGGTGCTGCCGATCCCCCTGCACATCCGCGCCCAACTTGAGCCGTTCTATGACTTCCAGGTGCTTGATGCAGCGCGCTACAAGGTCGGCGACCAACAAGCCCTGGACAGCGCCAATGCCCTGCTGCAGAACCCCGACGTCAATGCCGTGACCCTGATCGACATCATCGTTTTTCGCAACGACGCCGATGCCCAGGACAACGTCGCGCTCTGGGCCCACGAACTGCAGCATGTGCAGCAGTACCAGCAATGGGGCGTGGAGGAATTCGCCCGGCGCTACTCGCGTGACTTCGACGCTGTCGAAGCCCCGGCCTACGCGATCCAGGCGAAAGTAAGCAAGGCCTTGCGCGAGCGGGCCTCAGGGCAGGCGCGCTGA
- a CDS encoding alpha/beta fold hydrolase, with protein MIQPAAERTPAGTSYLATGQGHPVVLIHGVGLNKEMWGGQIVGLACDYQVIAYDMLGHGQSPRPAAGTGLPGYAAQLTELLEHLQVPQATIIGFSMGGLVARAFALHYPQRLAALVVLNSVFNRSAEQRAGVIARTAQAAEHGPDANAEAALARWFSREYQAANPAQIAAIRQTLASNDPQGYLTTYELFATQDMYRADDLASIQVPTLIATGEWDLGSTPAMTEQLAQRIPGAQSVVLAEQRHMMPVESPRLVNQMLLDFLGHARTLCDSAKGIVA; from the coding sequence ATGATTCAGCCTGCTGCTGAACGCACCCCGGCCGGCACCAGTTACCTGGCGACCGGCCAAGGCCACCCCGTGGTGTTGATCCACGGGGTGGGCCTGAACAAAGAAATGTGGGGCGGGCAGATCGTTGGCTTGGCCTGCGACTACCAGGTGATTGCCTACGACATGCTCGGCCACGGCCAGAGCCCGCGTCCGGCCGCCGGCACCGGCCTGCCCGGCTATGCCGCGCAACTGACCGAGCTGCTCGAGCACCTGCAAGTGCCGCAGGCAACCATCATCGGCTTCTCCATGGGCGGCCTGGTGGCGCGCGCCTTCGCCCTGCACTACCCACAGCGCCTGGCTGCGCTGGTGGTACTCAACAGCGTGTTCAACCGCAGCGCCGAACAGCGCGCCGGGGTGATAGCGCGTACCGCCCAGGCTGCCGAGCACGGCCCCGACGCCAACGCCGAAGCGGCCCTGGCACGCTGGTTCAGCCGCGAGTACCAGGCGGCGAATCCAGCGCAGATCGCGGCCATTCGCCAGACCCTGGCCAGCAACGATCCGCAGGGCTACCTGACCACCTATGAACTGTTCGCCACCCAGGACATGTACCGCGCCGATGACCTGGCCAGTATCCAGGTGCCGACCCTGATCGCCACCGGTGAATGGGACCTGGGCTCGACCCCGGCCATGACCGAGCAACTGGCCCAGCGCATTCCCGGCGCCCAGAGCGTGGTGCTGGCCGAGCAACGGCATATGATGCCGGTAGAGTCGCCGCGCCTGGTCAACCAGATGCTCCTGGACTTTCTCGGGCACGCCCGAACCCTCTGCGATTCAGCCAAGGGGATCGTTGCATGA
- a CDS encoding class I SAM-dependent methyltransferase, with protein MDEARLNDFMGKLVSDMGAAAMLANLILGDELGLYRAMADSQFISPEQLADKTGCNTRLLREWLSAQAASGYMEHSDGRFRLPEEQAMALAIEDSPVYVAGGASVIAALFHDKDKLVAAMRGDGALAWGDHHPCMFSGTERFFRPGYRAHLVAEWLPSLTGVIDKLQAGAKVADIGCGHGASTVIMAQAFPASRFSGFDYHGPSITIASERAAEGGVAERTQFVQASAKNFPGNDYDLICYFDCLHDMGDPVGAARHAYDTLKPDGTVLLVEPYANDTLDENSTPVGRLFYAASTFICTPNSLSQEVGLGLGAQAGEARLRAVFEEAGFKRFRRATETPFNLILEARK; from the coding sequence ATGGACGAAGCCAGGCTTAACGACTTCATGGGCAAGCTGGTGTCCGACATGGGCGCCGCCGCCATGCTTGCCAACCTGATTCTTGGCGATGAGCTCGGTTTGTACCGGGCCATGGCCGACAGCCAATTCATCAGCCCCGAACAACTGGCCGACAAGACCGGCTGCAATACCCGCCTGCTGCGCGAATGGCTGAGCGCCCAGGCCGCTTCCGGTTACATGGAACACAGCGACGGGCGTTTTCGCCTGCCGGAAGAACAGGCCATGGCCCTGGCCATCGAAGACTCTCCGGTGTATGTGGCCGGTGGCGCTTCGGTGATCGCCGCGCTGTTTCATGACAAAGACAAACTGGTTGCCGCCATGCGCGGCGATGGCGCCCTGGCCTGGGGCGATCATCACCCGTGCATGTTCAGTGGCACCGAGCGTTTCTTCCGCCCCGGTTACCGTGCCCATCTGGTGGCCGAATGGCTGCCGAGCCTGACCGGGGTGATCGACAAACTGCAGGCCGGGGCCAAGGTCGCCGATATTGGCTGCGGCCATGGCGCCTCGACGGTGATCATGGCCCAGGCCTTCCCCGCCTCGCGCTTCAGTGGCTTTGACTACCATGGCCCGTCCATCACTATCGCCAGCGAACGGGCTGCCGAAGGCGGGGTGGCCGAGCGCACGCAGTTCGTCCAGGCCAGCGCCAAGAACTTCCCCGGCAACGACTACGACCTGATCTGCTATTTCGACTGCCTGCACGACATGGGCGACCCGGTCGGCGCCGCCCGGCATGCCTACGACACACTCAAACCCGACGGTACGGTGCTGTTGGTCGAGCCCTATGCCAACGACACCCTGGATGAAAACAGCACGCCGGTCGGGCGACTGTTCTATGCCGCCTCGACCTTTATCTGCACGCCCAACTCGCTGTCCCAGGAAGTCGGCCTCGGGCTGGGTGCCCAGGCGGGGGAAGCGAGGCTGCGGGCAGTGTTTGAAGAGGCCGGGTTCAAGCGCTTTCGCCGGGCCACCGAAACACCGTTCAATTTGATTCTTGAAGCGCGCAAGTAG
- a CDS encoding alpha/beta fold hydrolase, whose protein sequence is MQLIPWSHDTSAGFTLRGWRSPASGKPLLHFLHGNGFCCLVYQPLLARLAEQFDLWLCDVQGHGDSDHGGPFAGWNRTAQLAIEAFDAGRGEYGDVPRFAVGHSFGGVLTGLMLAQQPQLFQRAVLLDPVLFSRAMMGIMGAAALVGLHRRHALARKAASRRSHWPDRNAARASLEGRGIFKGWSESALQSYIEHAIGDCGEGVVLKCRPSREVEIFSSFPRRMWASLTQVSTPSLVLYGESTYPFVPQSVQRWAEGNRHVNATQVPGGHCFMQEDPAACSQQVEAFLLG, encoded by the coding sequence ATGCAGTTGATTCCCTGGTCCCATGACACAAGTGCTGGCTTCACCCTGCGCGGCTGGCGCTCCCCAGCCAGTGGCAAACCGCTGCTGCATTTTCTTCACGGCAACGGCTTTTGCTGCCTGGTCTACCAGCCGTTGCTGGCGCGCCTGGCCGAACAGTTCGACCTGTGGTTGTGCGATGTCCAGGGCCATGGCGACAGCGACCATGGCGGCCCGTTCGCCGGCTGGAACCGCACCGCGCAGCTGGCCATCGAGGCCTTCGACGCGGGCCGCGGCGAGTACGGCGACGTGCCGCGGTTTGCCGTCGGCCACAGCTTTGGCGGGGTGCTCACCGGCTTGATGCTGGCCCAGCAGCCACAGCTGTTCCAGCGCGCGGTGCTGCTCGACCCGGTGCTGTTCAGCCGCGCCATGATGGGCATCATGGGCGCTGCGGCCCTGGTCGGCCTGCACCGTCGCCACGCCCTGGCCCGCAAGGCCGCCAGCCGCCGCAGCCACTGGCCGGACCGCAACGCGGCGCGAGCGTCGCTGGAGGGGCGGGGGATCTTCAAGGGCTGGAGCGAATCGGCGTTGCAGTCCTATATCGAACACGCCATCGGCGATTGCGGCGAGGGCGTGGTGCTCAAGTGCCGGCCCAGCCGCGAGGTGGAAATCTTCAGCTCCTTCCCCCGGCGCATGTGGGCCTCACTGACCCAGGTGAGCACCCCGAGCCTGGTGCTGTATGGCGAGTCCACCTATCCCTTCGTGCCCCAGTCGGTACAGCGCTGGGCCGAGGGCAACCGTCACGTCAACGCGACTCAGGTGCCGGGCGGTCACTGCTTCATGCAGGAAGATCCGGCGGCCTGCAGCCAGCAGGTCGAGGCCTTTCTGCTGGGTTGA
- a CDS encoding TetR/AcrR family transcriptional regulator has translation MAGRPREFDRDQALHKALATFWQYGYEGTSMALLVSALGIASARIYAAFGSKEQLFREVVALYLAEQGGFAERVISRGLPVCQAVEQILLDAIATYTAADGPRGCLAVSSTASGGPDITGVLDWMSELRRQRTQSIIDLLRQAHGRGELQADADPEALGDLFATLLHGIAIQARDGIDAPRLQAMIKPALSALRAARA, from the coding sequence ATGGCCGGACGTCCCCGGGAATTTGATCGCGACCAGGCCCTGCACAAGGCCCTGGCAACCTTCTGGCAGTACGGTTACGAAGGCACTTCAATGGCCTTGCTGGTCAGTGCTCTGGGCATTGCCTCGGCGCGCATCTACGCCGCCTTTGGCAGCAAGGAGCAGTTGTTTCGCGAAGTGGTGGCGCTGTACCTGGCCGAGCAGGGCGGCTTTGCCGAGCGGGTCATCAGTCGTGGCCTGCCGGTGTGCCAGGCGGTGGAGCAGATCCTGCTGGATGCCATCGCTACCTACACCGCAGCGGATGGCCCACGCGGCTGTCTGGCGGTGTCATCGACCGCCAGTGGCGGGCCGGATATCACTGGCGTGCTCGACTGGATGAGCGAGCTGCGCCGTCAGCGCACCCAGTCGATCATCGACCTGCTGCGCCAGGCCCACGGCCGTGGCGAACTCCAGGCTGATGCCGACCCTGAGGCCCTGGGCGACCTGTTCGCCACCTTGCTGCACGGCATTGCCATTCAGGCCCGCGATGGCATTGACGCACCGCGCCTGCAGGCGATGATCAAACCGGCGTTGAGCGCACTGCGCGCGGCCCGGGCCTGA
- a CDS encoding alpha/beta fold hydrolase codes for MSASPEANFEHRYLILEPGRRLHCVQLGSGQPVLLIPGWPQTWYAWRHVMSALARQGYQAIAVDLPGTGLSDPAAEGHDTGNIAALLHRAMGQLGHQRYRLAGHDVGMWVGYALASDYPDAVSQLVLSEAVIPGLAEAPPIFVSTEQNIFIWHFLFNQLQDLPEALITGREDRYLTFMFERWAHHVDRVAVDTYIKAYSKPGGLSGGLAYYRSISQTIAQNRQRAGKRLGMPVLAIGAEHATAEVPLQTLQAHADNLRGSVIADCGHFVMEEADEAFSAQVLAFFEAN; via the coding sequence ATGTCAGCAAGCCCCGAAGCCAACTTCGAACATCGCTATTTGATCCTGGAACCCGGCCGTCGCCTGCATTGCGTGCAACTGGGCAGCGGCCAGCCGGTGCTGCTGATCCCCGGCTGGCCGCAGACCTGGTACGCCTGGCGGCACGTGATGAGCGCCCTGGCCCGCCAGGGTTACCAGGCCATCGCCGTCGACCTGCCGGGCACCGGCCTGTCCGACCCGGCCGCCGAAGGACATGACACCGGCAACATCGCCGCGCTGCTGCACCGGGCCATGGGCCAACTGGGCCATCAACGCTACCGGCTGGCCGGGCATGACGTGGGCATGTGGGTCGGCTATGCGCTGGCCAGCGACTACCCCGACGCGGTCAGCCAACTGGTGCTCAGCGAGGCGGTGATTCCGGGCCTGGCCGAGGCGCCACCGATCTTCGTCAGCACCGAGCAGAACATCTTCATCTGGCACTTTTTGTTCAATCAGTTGCAGGACTTGCCCGAGGCCTTGATCACCGGCCGCGAGGACCGCTACCTGACGTTCATGTTCGAGCGCTGGGCGCATCATGTTGACCGCGTAGCGGTCGACACCTACATCAAGGCCTACAGCAAGCCCGGAGGCCTCAGTGGCGGGCTGGCCTATTACCGCTCGATCAGCCAGACCATCGCCCAGAACCGCCAGCGCGCCGGCAAACGCCTGGGCATGCCGGTACTGGCCATCGGCGCCGAGCATGCTACCGCCGAGGTGCCGCTGCAGACCCTGCAGGCCCATGCCGACAATCTGCGCGGCAGCGTCATCGCCGACTGCGGGCACTTCGTCATGGAAGAAGCGGACGAAGCGTTCAGCGCGCAAGTGCTGGCGTTCTTCGAAGCGAACTAG